A segment of the Ischnura elegans chromosome 13 unlocalized genomic scaffold, ioIscEleg1.1 SUPER_13_unloc_1, whole genome shotgun sequence genome:
CCTGTGTAAGGAACTCTCTGCGGGCCCTACGGGTAACCCAAAGTTAGCACCCTTGCGACAGTAGGGGCATTCCCCCGCCCGGGGGAACTAGTAACTGCCCAAGTGAAGTCTGCTAGTGGAGAGGGTTCGGTCCTCAACTCTTCGGCTGGTACACGCAAAACCTCTCATACGACCTACCCCGACGCACTCGTTGGCCATAGGGTGAGAGTCCCCATTTCCTGAAGCTTTCACGCTAACGCACTCGTTAGCAGCTGACGGACCACCCCTTCACAAACAATAACGGCGCCCACGTAACGTGCGGTGTGTTCTCCAGTCGTGGGGCACGCTATCACCGTCGGGGCTATTCTGCTGGTCTAAGGGCAAGTAGTCCAACAGGTACACAGGGGTTGGGGAGGACAACGCCAGCGCTAGGCGGCCCTCCCCCGTCAGGGGAGGACCTGACACCAGGACGTTAAGCCACCAAAGTTCTTGGCAGCCTTTGCGAAAGGACCTAAAGAGGGCTTTTTTCGTACATACTCTTTTCGCTTCGAGGCATTAGAGCCTAAAGCTTCAGGGGCTTAAGAGCCTCCTCCGCGGCATCAGCGCCGCCTTAGGTTTCTGGGGCATCAGCGCCTAAGTTTTTagcaaggcatcagcgcctaagttttaacaaggcatcagcgcctaggaataggggcctgatttgagaggcatcagcgcctcCCAGATCTAAGCGGGACTTGGCCTAAGGGCCACCCTGCTCTTGCTTCAAAGGCCAAATCACTAAGTTTtcacaaggcatcagcgcctgagTTTaacaaggcatcagcgcctaataataggggcctgatttgagaggcatcagcgcctcCAAGATCTAAGCGGGACTTGGCATAAGAGCCACCCCGCTCTTGCTTCAAAGGCCAAATCACTAAGTTTtcacaaggcatcagcgcctaagtttaacaaggcatcagcgcctaagttTAACTAGGCATCAGCGCTTACGTTTAACAAGACATCAGCGCCTAGGAATAGGGGCCAGATTTGATTGGCATCAGCGCCTCCCAGATCTAAGTGGGACTTGGCACTAAGACTCCCAGACTAAGTGGGACCCCGCTCTTGCTTCAAAGGCCAAATCACTAAGTTTTCGCTaggcatcagcgcctaagtttaacaaggcatcagcgcctaggaaaaggggcctgatttgagaggcatcagcgcctcCCACATCTAAGCGGGACTTGGCATAACAGCCACCCCTCTCTTGCTTCAAAGGCCAAATCTCTATGTTTTcgcaaggcatcagcgcctaagttttaacaaggcatcagcgcctaggAATATGGGCCTGAGTtgagaggcatcagcgcctcCCAGATCTAAGCGGGACTTGGCCTAAGGGCCACCCTGCTCTTGCTTCAAAGGCCAAATCACTAAGTTTTCGCTAGGCATCAGCGCCTGAGTTTaacaaggcatcagcgcctaataataggggcctgatttgagaggcatcagcgcctcCAAGATCTAAGCGGGACTTGGCATAAGAGCCACCCCGCTCTTGCTTCAAAGGCCAAATCACTTAGTTTTcgcaaggcatcagcgcctaggaataggggcctgatttgagaggcatcagcgcctcCCAGATCTAAGCGGGACTTGGAATAAGAGCCACCCCGCTCTTGCTTCAAAGGCCAAATCACTAAGTTTTCGCAAGGCATCAACGCCTAAGTTTTaacaaggcatcagcgcctaggAATATGGGCCTGAGTtgagaggcatcagcgcctcCCAGATCTAAGCGGGACTAGGCATAAGAGCCACCCCGCTCTTGCTTCAAAGGCCAAATCACTTAGTTTTCGCAATGCATCAGCGCCTAGGAATAGGGGCCAGATTtgagaggcatcagcgcctcCCAGATCTAAGCGGGACTTGGAATAAGAGCCACCCCGCTCTTGCTTCAAAGGCCAAATCACTAAGTTTTCGCAAGGCATCAACGCCTAAGTTTTAAaaaaggcatcagcgcctaagtttttaaaaaggcatcagcgcctaagttTTTACAAAGGCATCAGCGCCTTTAGGGGCCTCCTAAACACTTCACTCACTTGCAAACATAGAGGCTCCATTTAGCCGCGTAACGGCAGCGGTGCCCGTATTTTTGGTGCTTAACACGACCGTCGACGACATAAAGAGAAGGCCTTCGGTTGCGCTGCGTCACTATCAACCTGTTGCAAGGCTGCTCCGCATCACGGATGCCAGGCTCCGCGTCACGGAGCCTGGTAAGGTCTCAGAGTCGGCACGATGGAGAGAGTCGTCTCCGGACGACTCCACAACCGCCCTTTATCATGCCCGACCATATATAACCTGAGGTCTCGCGGTTCCCCTAGATCTCTGGCCTTACCACGGATCTCAGGATCCCCCCCTGTGAGGCCGGATGGAACGGGTACCCGGATCTCTCCTCCGCCGTCAGCGGGGACTGAGACCGAGTCTCCTGAATCCCCGGACTCTGCCGTGCCCTCAGCGCGGCCTAGTTCGAGGGCTAGCCCGGCTCCCGTCCCGCCGTCAGCGGACGAGGCCGTTACCTCCCCTGCCGCATCTTCCTCTTTGGCTTCCTTTCCCAACATCACCATGAGGTCGCTCGATTCACCCTCCCCCTTCCAACCAATCACCCTAGCGGCAACCTCTACCCCCACCATCGTGGCCACTCCGGTGGCTGCACTACCAGCCCAGATGGCACAACAATTGCCAACCCCTCCCTCCTTCCTGAGCCAAACGTTCAGCCTCGTTACGAGGAGGCAGCCATCCAGTGCCCCAACTCGCACCATCCCACCAACTACGGCACCCACCGCCACGAGACCATCCCACATCCCAGCCACACCCCCGACCCGCACCTTCCCAGTTCGCATCGCCCGTCTCCCACGATCCTGCAGTCAGCGCAGCTTCTTCCAAGCTTGGCGCCAGGGCTATCCGGACCTTGCAAATGCCCGGATATTCGTCAATACGGAACGGCGCTCCGCGATAATAAACAGATCGTAGAGGAGTGGAGACCCTGAGGCAGGAATAAAGACGATTGGACTATGCCATAGGGGAGCCGCTCCAATACGATCTCCCCCCTGAACGGCGCCCGACCGCGCCACCTCCCACACCCGCGAGTGAAATCTTCGATTTCGTGATTCCAGGTGTTGACTATGCCACAAGAGTGGACCACCTGGTGGAGAGACTCCTGGAATTGCACATCCCTGTGAAGGAGACCTGGCGAATCTACACGCGGAGGAAGAAGAAGACGACCGTCGTGAGGGTCCTCGTTCCAGCAGCCAGTGAGGCGGATTGCGGGAGAACCTTGGGGAACGGTTTCTCCCCAGACGGCCGCTTGTATCGGTGCGAGCCGGCCCGCCCACTCCGATCCAGGAAAGTCGCCCGCACCCAGGAGCGGCCCCCGCCGCAACATGGTGCTACTCGTGTCCAGGGTCGACACCCTCCGCCTCTGGGCACACGTGAGCGCGCTGTCTCCCCGGCTCGCCCTGAGCGCCCGGCAGACCAGCGCCATGACCAAGCGCCTGAAGTAGATTTCTTCTCGGATATCTTACAGGCACAATCAGGGGACCAGCCAGCGACGAGGAGCCAGGTGATTCGCTTCATGTCGCAGGTCATCCGGGACACCGTTCACCCCAGCGTCGCAGAGGAGGTCGCGGACGTCATCAGGGCAGCGGCAAGGCCCATCTTCGGATGGAGGACCTACGCGGGAGCGACGCGCCGAGATTAAGAACTTAACATGAATCAGTCCCCCAAAAGTGTCGTTCGTAAATATCAACGGAGCCGTGGCCCAAAAACGGTCACTGCTCCAGGAACATACGAGGAGCAGGAAGGTCGCCATCATGGGGCTGGTGGAGACCTTCCTCAAACCCTCCGCTAAAGTTAAAATCTCTGGCTTCCAGGAGTTCTCCGTACCGAGGACTAAACCACGAATCGGTGGAGTCGCATTCTTGATCCGCTCCGACATCGCGGCCAAACACCTAGACATCCCGGAGAACTGCCTGCCAGAAGGAAACGACGCAGTGATGGCGAGCGTGCGGCTTGGACAAAGAGACGTGCAGATCTGCGTGCTCTACTGCAGACCACGAGCGCCGCTACCGATGAAGCTCCTGGACTTCATCGCTGACAGCAAGAAACCCACAATACTCCTCGGGGACTTCAACGCACGCCATCACGCCTTCAGGGACCACGCTTCTAACGCCAATGGTCGCAaactcctctccttcctcctctgCAGCCCCATGGTGCGGCTGGACATCCCTTCCCCCACTTCCATAGGGAGAGGAGCATCCAACCCTGACCATGCAATCGTCACGGGTGACCTTATGCCTCTATGCGGACAGGTCAACGTAGACGATTGCATTACATCCGACCACCTCCCGTTCTCTTTCTCTTTCAGGTGGGTGAAACAGCGAGGGAGCTGCGTCATCCAGAGACCAGACTGGAAGAAGGTGGACTGGGAAGCCTTCAACAGAACAGTACAGGCTAAGACAGGAGACATCGGAGCTCTACACAACGTTCCGGAAGTCGACGCAGCGATAAAGACTGTGGAGAGGGCCTTCGCCGAAGCCGCCATTGCTATCCCGATGAAGACAATTGACACCACCTGTCCGCCGCTCGCCCCACATATAGTGAAACTCATCAAAGAAAAGAGGGCGCTCTACCGAGAATGGATCCGGAACAGAGACCCGGCAGTCAAACAAGCGTTGAACAGGCAAAACGCTGTCATACGCAGAAATGCCatcgaaatgaaagagaaagcgTGGGAAAATGCCTGTAAAAACCTTGACTACCGGGACGGGGGTGCGTTCTGGAGAAAATTCAAGCTGCTGACGGGACAGCTGACTCAGACGCACACCTCATTGAAGGGTCCCGATGACAACCCGATAGCAGAGCCAGCAGAAAAGGTAGAAGAATTCCGGAGAGTACTGCAGGACGTCTACTCTCCGATGCAAGACCCCCTGTTCAACAATAAGAACATGGAAACCTGTACCTTCCACGCCAGATGGAAGAGGGGGCGATTCCTGCCGCGGGAAGAAATACCTGAGGAACAAGAAAGAACGGGCATCCTCAGAAGCATCACCGAGGAAGATATGGCATCTGCTAAACCGAGGAAAAACAAGGCACCCGGAGAGGATGGTATAAAGGCCAAACATCTGATGCACTCACCAGCGTGCTTACCACCTCTAAGGAACATCTTTAACGCAGCACTAGGATACTATCCCCAGGCTTGGAAGAAAATAACCATGGTAATGATACCCAAGCCTGGAAAGGACAACTCGAAAGCTGAGAACTACCGATCTATTAGCTTAACCAGCACCATAGGAAAGTGGTTTGAGAAAATCATAGTGCTGCGCTTGACCAAAATACTGGAAGAAAACGGAGCACTACCACAACTCCAATATGGATTTAGACCACACCGGTGCACCACGGATCCCCTCACTCTCCTAACCAGCACAGCAGCAGAAGGGATCAACAGGAACAGATACACAGCAGCACTGTTCCTGGACATAGAAAGGGCATTCGACAGCGTGCGGCACGACGGGCTTATGTACAAGCTTGAGAAGCTGCCCGGGATGGAACAGGACCTCCTGCGGCTTATCAACTGTTTCATCGGAAACAGAAGCGCGAGGGTTAGAGTCGGGCCCCAGCTCTCCTCCGCTTTCCCCCCACAAGCCGGTTTCCCTCAGGGCACCGTGCTGTCCCCCCTACTCTTCTCGCTGTACTGCCGCGACATACCCACGGACAAGAAACAAAGAAAGACCGTGGAAGTAATCCAATACGCCGATAACACGGCCCTATGGAGCACAGCCCTCACACCGCGGACGGCGGTAAACTACATACAGAGCATGCTGTCGCGCCTTGAGAAGTGGTTTAAGGACTGGAGAGTGAGGCCAAACCCAAAGAAGACGCAACTGATCATCATCAAACCTCTTAGGAAGAAGCATCATCAACAGCATCAAGTGACCCTATGGAACCAAAGGGTCCACCGGTCCACCACGGCAACCTACCTGGAGGTGCTAATTGATCAAAACCTCACTTTCAGGAAGCATGTCGCCAACATCACGACGAGGTGCAACAGAAGGAGGAACCTCATTCGCGCGGTCAGAGCAAGGGTGTGCGGAGTATCAGAGAGGTTCGACCTGCTCCTGTACTAGTCTTTCATTACACCAGTTATGGAGTACGCCGCACTTGCTGTACTCCCGTACAACAATGCCCTACAGAGATACGCCTCGTTTGAAAGGCGTGTCCTACGGCAGACCTTCTTGTTGCACCCTCGCACCAACAGGAAGCAAGTCTACAACATAACTAATATCGAGCCTCTCCTCCACAGATTATGCCGGCTACGGAGAAACGCCGCAGGGAGGATCGCAGAGCACAATCCACGACTGTTCAACGACATCATGCTTCCTGGGAACGGAGTCGTCGTAAGACAAACAAGCAGAAGCTCTACTCCGCTCCAAGATTCATCAGCGACCACCTTCACCTGTTCCTGCCCGACGTAGAACTGCCTCCGTCATCATCAATTGCACCAGTGATCCCCGCTTGACCATCATACCAGGGCTCCCACTACGACCCAAAAAACGGAGGCAGAAAAGGAACAAACCAGTGAACCCCCACCCTAGTGAGAACGACAACGTCCTAGAGACCCCGCTCCCCCCTGATCCCCCAGTGATACCAGTGACAGAGTAGACTatctacctatttatttattatttatttatctatttattattatttatacaaagactatatttattgttaattgtATATAGTCTATTATTGATATCATATTAGCGTACATTATCCTTGGCACGTTATAAATTCATAGTctattgtaccgtggtggcctgacggcggtTCTACTCGTTTCCCGCCgtccttagggcaaatgccgggGCAAttccactcccgtaccagtgttcaaccccagtagtgctgaagaggcgcaagcctaaacAGCTCCATGAGATATAGTTGTATTTATCgttattgttattgtttctgttcatattttatttatgttgtcTCGTGGAAATAAACCttgttgaactgaactgaacattcaaaaattttttcGTCGATTTGAATAAggatttggaaaaggaaaatatgcgGAAAATAAGCTCAACCTCCTGAAGGATGTTGGTATCAACATTATCCACCAAAATAGATGAGCGGACCAGCCGCATGGTGGCAGCATTTCTGCGCCATTCGTAGGAAACAGCAAAGCGGAACTACCTCGTGCCTCTGCCGGCGAGGGTAGCAGAGTACCAAACCCTTTCCGGGCTCGTCCCCGCGGGACCCTCAACTGAAAGGCGAGTAGTGGATGCGAACGAGACTTTCCGCAACATCATTCTACCAATGGTTCCAACAATAGTGGGCACAAACCCCTATAAGAACTTCCCCGACAACCTGGATGAGGTCATCTCCTCAAACCTTGGGAAAACATTTGAAACGACTAAAGAAATGAGAGAGAaacgaagagaaaaatatgaagattcggTTGGCAGACAGCGAGTTGACATTCTCGCCGTGATGGCCTACATGTGCGACAAAAAATCTTTGCTAGTCACGCTGTGGAGAAGGAAAAGCTCCGTACCAATTGGCCAGaaccaaaatcgaaaaaaggcaGTATTTGAAAGCGGTTTCGTTATCACAGGAGAAGATTAAGCGAAAAGGAATAGCGCCCGTGATGGCGATTCCCAAAGTTTAAAATTCTGTGTGTGAGTGGAACTTCACGGTTCACAAATACGATCtccaattttatgttaaatagcGTGCATAGCATGATGGCTTATATTGCATTTcactttccagatttttttaaacaatcatgTTTATGAGTGCCTGGCAATGAAGTCCGAACCCCATGAGCAACTGATATCACACTCAAATTTGGATTATCCACATCAACATCTGTATACATGTCATCTTAATGTTTCCCTTTTAGTCATTGTGGCATGTATGCAGCAGAGGGGGAGGGGTTTCAGTGGGTATGGCCTGAACGAGAGTCCCACACTCCCTGAGAACCAAAGCTCGGGGGTGCGTAACTGCATTTCCCCACATCTGTAGCAAAAAAAGACGGATATACTGTACGTGATGATTGGTATGGATTAAAATTCGTTCCAGTCTTTGAATTCCAACAATTTGGACTATCACAGCCAACGCGTTTGGCATAAGAAAGTGACCACTCTATGCTACGTGGATAATATTCTTACGTAGCTTAATTTTCTAATAGATGTTCCACTTCAACTTCAAAAAGCCATCGTAAAGATTTACGCTGTAAATGACTTAATGGAAGAGACGGCAGACAAAACACTTCTATTCAATTAAGAAAGATTCTCTGCGTCAGAATGTAAGAAGTCGAACACGTTGAACAACTTTGGCCCACGCTTCGGCCAAGTCTAACCCTTGGGACCTATCGGATTTGAATGACCCTCCAGTATTTATTCATCTGGTAAGTGTAGATTTATTCCATTAATATTTATGACAAATAGCAGAAGATTGATCTAAATATGCATCAAAATCTGCATCAAGTGCCCTTTTATCATTAATGGATACCAGGATTTTAACGAGGACAGATGTCAAGTTAAAACATGTTGGACTAAAGGCATCGATATGAGATTCGTGGCCATTTTTTGAGCTGGTAACtctcgaaattatttcattgttatttaaaaGCCCGTCAGCATTTCATAAATAATGTCGAAAGCTTTTACATTTtgatattcataatattaattccAAGGACGTTATTTTGTTTTCGTACAGCTTCAAGAAGGCATTAAAGAACACTTAATGTTTATTCATCTGGTTCGGAGTTTATACTGACTACATGCATAGTATTTTCGAAAAGCGGAGGTTTGACGTAATCGTGCCTTGGAAGCCGAGGACAACAAAGGAATAATGGAGCCAAGGAGGAGGAGCCAAACGATGACGGGAAGGCAAAAAAGAAGGCAAAGAAGGAAACGGAATGATAAGAGAATAATAAACACGTCAAAAACTATGGTTTTCCGACTGATTCAAATGTTCAGCTTAAGGTTCTCCACAATCtttgtaaaggtaaaaagttggatttt
Coding sequences within it:
- the LOC124172141 gene encoding proline-rich protein 36-like — its product is MERVVSGRLHNRPLSCPTIYNLRSRGSPRSLALPRISGSPPVRPDGTGTRISPPPSAGTETESPESPDSAVPSARPSSRASPAPVPPSADEAVTSPAASSSLASFPNITMRSLDSPSPFQPITLAATSTPTIVATPVAALPAQMAQQLPTPPSFLSQTFSLVTRRQPSSAPTRTIPPTTAPTATRPSHIPATPPTRTFPVRIARLPRSCSVDYATRVDHLVERLLELHIPVKETWRIYTRRKKKTTVVRVLVPAASEADCGRTLGNGFSPDGRLYRCEPARPLRSRKVARTQERPPPQHGATRVQGRHPPPLGTRERAVSPARPERPADQRHDQAPEVDFFSDILQAQSGDQPATRSQVIRFMSQVIRDTVHPSVAEEVADVIRAAARPIFGWRTYAGATRRD